The genome window ATGTAAAACTGTATcttttgtaatatatatatatatgtatatatatagtcCGATGATGCAGTGAAAAGATATGCTACAATGAGATTGACACAGGAATTTCAAGTAATGCTAACTGGGAAAAGTTTTATAACGTATTTCGGGACATTGCTTGGAGTGATTATAGGAATTTCGCAATATATAACCAGTGTTAAGGTGAATTGTCAGTTTTAATAATGTTTTCAAAACAAATATTTAGGATATGGGAGTAATAAAATTTTTTGTGGCAGAAAACTGAAGAAAAACGGATACGAATGGGACTAGTGCGTTATGCTGATAGGCCAGTCAAAATACTATAAACTAGagcttatatattaaaatttgagtctatattataaaataaacacaGACTATAATCACCATTATTTTCCTTTATTTGATTAATTTCAACAaagtaattaaaatttcaaatacacctttgttaaaataaatttctttttaactTGGAAGAAATATATTATTACATTAATTTGCTTTAAAGAATGAGTTCAAATTAATAATACTAACAAAatagttttaaattttatttgtaaaatttctATACTTTTATACTTATATATttcattacaatatttttacttTCTTCTTATATTTGACTATCGATCTTCAAGTTGTTTATCACGGGCAACAACTGCATCATCAAATTTAACCATGTATGTTGTCCCTTTGTGCCAATGTGCTGTCACCTTTGCTGGCtaggaataaaaattaaaattttttttaatagattTATTATTCATGAGTAATAATAATCCAATCAaagatttatattttacattatATTTCACCAAACAAGCTGTAGAAATTAATAAGAATTCATACTTACAAAACCACAGTCGCAAAGAATAGCTTCAACTACCCCAGCAATAAAAGAAGCACAGTTTAAACTTCCTTTATCTTTTGGTACAGATATGAATTTATTTACTAAAGCTTCTTTTTCTATGATATAATAAGTACGCTCATCATCATTTGCATGTTCCAACTTGTCAGCCTCGCGGCCGAATAACGATTTCCATACAGTACTTTTAATGAACAATAAAAtgttcaataattttatttcacgtTTCCCACCCCTTTCTCGAACAACAAGAAGATCTGTTATTCTGTGGCCCACTTCTGCACCTACTTCTGCCAACCTAACCAATAAATATGAAAATGCTCGCTTCACGAAACAATGTTTCAATGATCTTCATCAATTACGTACTTGTTTTGTAACTCTGGTACGGTGTAAACTCGATTTTGACAGTATTGTACGAGCTCCGAAAACAAAAGCGCGAAACAACTTAGACTAACCTCTCCTTTCCCCTTGCTTAACGATTTGTCAAGAATGCTTGTTCGCATTCGAACCGCAGATATTGTAATAGTTGTCATTTCTATAAATGAACCGAcaagaaaaataattctttctttttctcgtaaAATTTAACTAACGAAACCGTAATAACTGAATCAATAGCAACATCGGTTTTGACGTTCTCTCATAGATTCGCCATCTGATGGTTGAATGAAAAATTACGCATACTTATATGGAGATACAgtactttatttaaaaaatttttacaaaacagAGTTACTTgctattatatttttgtacttatttattattaacaaaGCAATACTTCAAAACCTTTGCCATAGATACATACGACCGATCCGCTCCTATAATAGtacaattttaatattagtGGTATTTCAAATTCAAGTTTATTTCTAATCTTTTAATTCAAAGTATTAAATACTATATAAAGAATCAACATACTTTGAAGTAGGCCACAGAGTTAATCCACTTATATCCGTCACAAATGTGTAGATTTGTCTTAAAACTTTCACAGATAAAGTGTCATGTGTGAAATAGTAACTATACATAATGACTTGCTGATCCAGTCCAACACTAAAAATTTTATTGTTGTCGTGAAACTTTATTCCTAAAAGATATTGTTTCAAactaaataaattctttttacaAAAACATCTTTATATTCTTATTTTAGTGACACAATTTTGTGAGGATGTAAACGTTTAGAAGTAATGTAAATGTACCTGTAATTTGAGCATAGTGTTCCGTCGAGGTATTCCACTTTGAtaacaataaaatatataattctttCTCATCCTCagataaacaaattttaaaacgaATAAGATTAAATACATTGTCATCACCACCAgttgccaacaaatattcgtcttttttaatcattttcatATCGTACGCATTAATTCCGGACTGATGCAAATTAAATTTTGCGATAAACACGTCGATACGGTTTTGAAATTGTTGATCTTCTTTCTGCACTGCTTTTAATATTTCTGATACGGTATCGGTGAAATCAATAAAACGACCGATTCCATCAGTTGACATTGTTAATGCAACTATTTTCTCTGCACATgttaaaatgtttatttttgtTATGCAACGAGCAACACATTTCGCATGTACTTTCAACGAAATCTGTCTTGTATCGATATCATACAAAAATATTCTGtaaacaatatttaaattaaaatttgaatttgcAACTTTAACAAAAAAAGTGGTTTAATACGCCCCAGTCTGAACTTTCCGTTCAAACATTTGGAATTTTTGGTGTGAAACGTAATATTTTTCTAAACACATACGAGTGTTAAACATAGTAAAAAGAAATTCACCTTACAAATCCATCTGCACAAGCAACAAAGAGCAATATATAACGCTCATTTTTTGTATTACTATAGATGGCAATGTCCATATATCGAGTCGAAGGTTGCATTATATGTGACTTATTATTTTTTTGCCATTGCTTCTTGCGAATTCGATCAAATCCACGCAACATATGAGATGTAATATCATAACAAGAAATATCTGTACTTTGTACAATATTTACACTATCGCTTATATTAATCTCCCATACTTTTATTTGCGATCTTCCACCCCCCGAAAAAACAAGATGTTTCTTGCATGGGAAATTAGATTGCAAATTCAAGGTAGCTATTGATCTTATGCTGGAAATATGACCATCGAAAATACCTAATGTCCGAaaactgaaattattttttatcagtTCACTTGAAACGCTGGTAATACGGAGAGTTCCATCCTCTCCTccagatataaaaatattattctgaTTAATTTTTGATATAGGATTAATGCAGTATATTTCTTTTGCGTGAAAACCAttctgaaaatttaaaaattagataGTCATTGTTGTAAGCTTTGTCGATTAACATGAAGATGGCAAATAAATTACTTACTAATAAAACCGgcgattttgtaaaatttaatgaaacatcaaatacgtatatttttttattgcgaATATAGAGGAATGTAATTAAATTATCTATTAACATACAATCCCATGATCTATGCCCTCCGCCGCAAGGAACTCTTGTTATAATTCTATGGTGGGACATGCTGTATATTATAAATTCTACCtagaaataataataagaaaaaataaataaaatattcaagGCTTTTGCAGCTCGGGTCCTGACAGTCGGCACCGATTGAGGAAACGTCGGAATACTTCCCATAAAGGACACCCTTTCACACAAAAGCCTCAACCAACATCAATTGTAAGAAACAATATATAATGTATATATATCAAATtaattttgaccaatatttgtaTACCTCTCTAAAGCCGAGTATAAGGATATCATGAGGAGTTTTCAAACTATTACTAATCCAATCCATTGGCATTTTTTCTTTATGTAAAGTATACAACACTTTTGTATTTTTGTGTATTTTTAATTCATAAAATCTTAACATTCCATCGCGGCCGGCTGATATTAATTTTGAACCTAAGACTATAAAATTCTGAATACCAATGTTTCCATGAACTTTGGTAAAAGTTTGCATAGGTTTATTGTATTTTTCAACTACATTTGTCTGATCGTTTAAGACAGATTCTTGGAACTCGAATACATGCATATTTCCTGTTCTATCGCCGCATACCAATAACCCTTCGTAAACTATAGCTGCTGTTAACCAACGTTCCCGACTCGATGGTAATAGACATATCGATTGCATAATTATTGATCCTGCATGAAACAAAaagcaaaaaagataaaaacGGCAACTAAAAATTTTACTATATAGCAGATCTACATTAATTTGTGTACATACCTTCCATATCAAAACTAAATATCTTTAAAATTCCATTTGATCCACAGACTATCACTTTATTATCTTGCAACCATTGAACA of Colletes latitarsis isolate SP2378_abdomen chromosome 3, iyColLati1, whole genome shotgun sequence contains these proteins:
- the Nd-b15 gene encoding NADH dehydrogenase (ubiquinone) B15 subunit isoform X1 produces the protein MASSKIKLYDLSAKTREVLEWRNAKRKTLREQYLRQILHPTKQQLVSDDAVKRYATMRLTQEFQVMLTGKSFITYFGTLLGVIIGISQYITSVKKTEEKRIRMGLVRYADRPVKIL
- the LOC143340386 gene encoding trafficking protein particle complex subunit 5-like; its protein translation is MTTITISAVRMRTSILDKSLSKGKGEVSLSCFALLFSELVQYCQNRVYTVPELQNKLAEVGAEVGHRITDLLVVRERGGKREIKLLNILLFIKSTVWKSLFGREADKLEHANDDERTYYIIEKEALVNKFISVPKDKGSLNCASFIAGVVEAILCDCGFPAKVTAHWHKGTTYMVKFDDAVVARDKQLEDR
- the LOC143340381 gene encoding tRNA (34-2'-O)-methyltransferase regulator WDR6-like isoform X2, with protein sequence MHRRTCYSLCIGCTLHIFDADTYNFEGKIDCLYPYNIHGIVEGPNNKLAIFGANFLCAYNIYKKQGTLVIKESYSKKCLNDWIISAKWFILGGYDYLAILLAHNNVCLLDTFNDHCQNIWCEEKCILYAGSILVKSNEDLIIFSGTVFQEILIWEVNHTSSYLQDISVLHRLHGHNGVIFSVIFDLHTKLICSTSDDRTVRLWTVKYNDHKEGNDINWKKVEIKLLRTMFGHTARVWRSIIRNDTLITIGEDSLMCTWSLDGKLLSKISAHHGAALWSIDVSNDSKNVFTGGADGAVYVWPLVNDYTQSPILLPINHTCNLPKYVSYLNNNYLVFNENGNLCIINKLHNNPIQLMYLERYSAYCIMEVSLCRSYVCFGSIDGYVTIYKETDTASNRKLQQILEEKIMESRIFSVQWLQDNKVIVCGSNGILKIFSFDMEGSIIMQSICLLPSSRERWLTAAIVYEGLLVCGDRTGNMHVFEFQESVLNDQTNVVEKYNKPMQTFTKVHGNIGIQNFIVLGSKLISAGRDGMLRFYELKIHKNTKVLYTLHKEKMPMDWISNSLKTPHDILILGFREVEFIIYSMSHHRIITRVPCGGGHRSWDCMLIDNLITFLYIRNKKIYVFDVSLNFTKSPVLLNGFHAKEIYCINPISKINQNNIFISGGEDGTLRITSVSSELIKNNFSFRTLGIFDGHISSIRSIATLNLQSNFPCKKHLVFSGGGRSQIKVWEINISDSVNIVQSTDISCYDITSHMLRGFDRIRKKQWQKNNKSHIMQPSTRYMDIAIYSNTKNERYILLFVACADGFVRIFLYDIDTRQISLKVHAKCVARCITKINILTCAEKIVALTMSTDGIGRFIDFTDTVSEILKAVQKEDQQFQNRIDVFIAKFNLHQSGINAYDMKMIKKDEYLLATGGDDNVFNLIRFKICLSEDEKELYILLLSKWNTSTEHYAQITGIKFHDNNKIFSVGLDQQVIMYSYYFTHDTLSVKVLRQIYTFVTDISGLTLWPTSKSGSVVCIYGKGFEVLLC
- the LOC143340381 gene encoding tRNA (34-2'-O)-methyltransferase regulator WDR6-like isoform X1 — protein: MISKLLCTDVLVIRCVNNLIFVGIGCTLHIFDADTYNFEGKIDCLYPYNIHGIVEGPNNKLAIFGANFLCAYNIYKKQGTLVIKESYSKKCLNDWIISAKWFILGGYDYLAILLAHNNVCLLDTFNDHCQNIWCEEKCILYAGSILVKSNEDLIIFSGTVFQEILIWEVNHTSSYLQDISVLHRLHGHNGVIFSVIFDLHTKLICSTSDDRTVRLWTVKYNDHKEGNDINWKKVEIKLLRTMFGHTARVWRSIIRNDTLITIGEDSLMCTWSLDGKLLSKISAHHGAALWSIDVSNDSKNVFTGGADGAVYVWPLVNDYTQSPILLPINHTCNLPKYVSYLNNNYLVFNENGNLCIINKLHNNPIQLMYLERYSAYCIMEVSLCRSYVCFGSIDGYVTIYKETDTASNRKLQQILEEKIMESRIFSVQWLQDNKVIVCGSNGILKIFSFDMEGSIIMQSICLLPSSRERWLTAAIVYEGLLVCGDRTGNMHVFEFQESVLNDQTNVVEKYNKPMQTFTKVHGNIGIQNFIVLGSKLISAGRDGMLRFYELKIHKNTKVLYTLHKEKMPMDWISNSLKTPHDILILGFREVEFIIYSMSHHRIITRVPCGGGHRSWDCMLIDNLITFLYIRNKKIYVFDVSLNFTKSPVLLNGFHAKEIYCINPISKINQNNIFISGGEDGTLRITSVSSELIKNNFSFRTLGIFDGHISSIRSIATLNLQSNFPCKKHLVFSGGGRSQIKVWEINISDSVNIVQSTDISCYDITSHMLRGFDRIRKKQWQKNNKSHIMQPSTRYMDIAIYSNTKNERYILLFVACADGFVRIFLYDIDTRQISLKVHAKCVARCITKINILTCAEKIVALTMSTDGIGRFIDFTDTVSEILKAVQKEDQQFQNRIDVFIAKFNLHQSGINAYDMKMIKKDEYLLATGGDDNVFNLIRFKICLSEDEKELYILLLSKWNTSTEHYAQITGIKFHDNNKIFSVGLDQQVIMYSYYFTHDTLSVKVLRQIYTFVTDISGLTLWPTSKSGSVVCIYGKGFEVLLC
- the LOC143340381 gene encoding tRNA (34-2'-O)-methyltransferase regulator WDR6-like isoform X3, which gives rise to MISKLLCTDVLVIRCVNNLIFVGIGCTLHIFDADTYNFEGKIDCLYPYNIHGIVEGPNNKLAIFGANFLCAYNIYKKQGTLVIKESYSKKCLNDWIISAKWFILGGYDYLAILLAHNNVCLLDTFNDHCQNIWCEEKCILYAGSILVKSNEDLIIFSGTVFQEILIWEVNHTSSYLQDISVLHRLHGHNGVIFSVIFDLHTKLICSTSDDRTVRLWTVKYNDHKEGNDINWKKVEIKLLRTMFGHTARVWRSIIRNDTLITIGEDSLMCTWSLDGKLLSKISAHHGAALWSIDVSNDSKNVFTGGADGAVYVWPLVNDYTQSPILLPINHTCNLPKYVSYLNNNYLVFNENGNLCIINKLHNNPIQLMYLERYSAYCIMEVSLCRSYVCFGSIDGYVTIYKETDTASNRKLQQILEEKIMESRIFSVQWLQDNKVIVCGSNGILKIFSFDMEGSIIMQSICLLPSSRERWLTAAIVYEGLLVCGDRTGNMHVFEFQESVLNDQTNVVEKYNKPMQTFTKVHGNIGIQNFIVLGSKLISAGRDGMLRFYELKIHKNTKVLYTLHKEKMPMDWISNSLKTPHDILILGFREVEFIIYSMSHHRIITRVPCGGGHRSWDCMLIDNLITFLYIRNKKIYVFDVSLNFTKSPVLLNGFHAKEIYCINPISKINQNNIFISGGEDGTLRITSVSSELIKNNFSFRTLGIFDGHISSIRSIATLNLQSNFPCKKHLVFSGGGRSQIKVWEINISDSVNIVQSTDISCYDITSHMLRGFDRIRKKQWQKNNKSHIMQPSTRYMDIAIYSNTKNERYILLFVACADGFVRIFLYDIDTRQISLKVHAKCVARCITKINILTCAEKIVALTMSTDGIGRFIDFTDTVSEILKAVQKEDQQFQNRIDVFIAKFNLHQSGINAYDMKMIKKDEYLLATGGDDNVFNLIRFKICLSEDEKELYILLLSKWNTSTEHYAQITVLDWISKSLCIVTISHMTLYL